Proteins co-encoded in one Halococcoides cellulosivorans genomic window:
- a CDS encoding SLC13 family permease codes for MIAGVPFEAAVVFALIGVALVLFVTEVIPNDVTAIGVIVALAALGPTLGLSARDAISGFSSPATITIVAMYMLSAGIQRTGLVQRLGVALARFADGDEGRALLATVGSTGPIAGVVNNTPVVAVFIPMITDLAEQSDVSPSKLLMPLSYAAILGGTLTLVGTSTNILASDFARQLIPGRDGIAMFEFSALGVVVLVVGVGYLLTIGRRLTPARIPVDVDLLETFALDDHLAQVRVPPDSPAVGERVSAIDGVVDVLQLRRNGEAFAVPETDRRIEVGDLLVVNGPRSDVASFRDTHGLRVFDRTAVTDDTFDASATENVLGTAVVPEDSAFVGERLADARLEAFHRTTVLAVRRGGTLLREDLDEETLEPGDLLLVRLPESAIEYFSESGDLIVTDAGETDGVFEATPETTALSPTTPIAVAIMAGVIGAAALDLLPIVIAALGGVFAMIVTGCLSPSDAYDAVSWNIVFLLAGVIPLGLAMETTGGAAVLAAGLDAAGSVLPLLAVALLLSVVTGLFANVITPVATVVLMIPVAVEAAGPLGADPFALLLVVMFASATSFMTPVGYQTNLMVYGPGGYRFTDFLRVGAPLQVLLAVVTTVGIAIGWGF; via the coding sequence ATGATCGCCGGCGTTCCGTTCGAAGCCGCCGTCGTGTTCGCGCTCATCGGCGTCGCACTCGTCTTGTTCGTCACGGAAGTGATCCCCAACGACGTGACCGCGATCGGTGTCATCGTCGCGCTCGCGGCGCTCGGGCCCACGCTGGGGCTCTCGGCGCGTGACGCCATCTCGGGGTTTTCGAGTCCGGCGACGATCACCATCGTCGCGATGTACATGCTCAGCGCGGGGATTCAACGGACGGGGCTGGTCCAGCGATTGGGCGTCGCGCTCGCACGCTTTGCCGACGGTGACGAAGGGCGGGCCCTGCTCGCGACGGTCGGATCGACAGGTCCGATCGCGGGCGTCGTCAACAACACGCCCGTCGTCGCGGTGTTCATCCCGATGATCACCGATCTGGCCGAACAGAGCGACGTCTCGCCGTCGAAACTGCTCATGCCACTCTCCTATGCCGCGATCCTTGGCGGGACGCTCACGCTCGTCGGCACGTCGACGAACATCCTCGCCAGCGACTTCGCCCGGCAGTTGATCCCCGGTCGGGACGGCATCGCGATGTTCGAGTTCAGTGCGCTCGGCGTCGTCGTCCTCGTCGTCGGAGTGGGCTATCTGCTCACGATCGGACGACGACTCACGCCCGCACGCATTCCCGTGGACGTGGACCTCCTCGAAACGTTCGCCCTCGACGACCACCTCGCACAGGTGCGCGTCCCGCCGGACTCGCCGGCCGTCGGTGAGCGAGTGTCTGCGATCGATGGTGTGGTCGACGTGTTGCAGTTGCGACGGAACGGTGAGGCGTTCGCGGTCCCGGAGACCGATCGACGGATCGAGGTCGGTGACCTGCTCGTCGTGAACGGCCCCCGGTCCGACGTCGCCAGCTTTCGAGACACCCATGGCCTCCGTGTGTTCGACCGGACGGCCGTCACCGACGACACCTTCGACGCGAGTGCGACCGAGAACGTCCTCGGGACCGCCGTCGTCCCCGAGGATTCGGCGTTCGTCGGTGAACGACTGGCTGACGCGCGTCTCGAAGCGTTCCACCGGACGACGGTGCTCGCGGTGCGCCGCGGCGGAACCCTCCTTCGGGAGGACCTCGACGAGGAGACGCTCGAACCGGGTGATCTCCTCCTGGTCCGACTGCCCGAATCGGCGATCGAGTACTTCTCCGAGTCGGGCGATCTGATCGTGACCGACGCCGGTGAGACCGACGGCGTATTCGAGGCCACGCCCGAGACGACCGCTCTGTCGCCCACGACGCCGATCGCGGTCGCGATCATGGCCGGCGTGATCGGTGCGGCGGCCCTGGATCTGTTGCCGATCGTGATCGCGGCGCTCGGCGGGGTGTTCGCGATGATCGTCACCGGGTGTCTCTCGCCGTCGGACGCCTACGACGCGGTCTCCTGGAACATCGTCTTCTTGCTCGCGGGCGTGATCCCGCTCGGACTCGCCATGGAGACCACCGGTGGTGCGGCGGTGCTCGCGGCCGGCCTCGACGCCGCCGGGTCCGTCCTCCCGCTGCTCGCCGTGGCACTGCTCCTCTCGGTGGTGACGGGCCTGTTCGCGAACGTCATCACGCCGGTCGCGACGGTCGTGTTGATGATCCCCGTCGCCGTCGAGGCCGCGGGCCCGCTGGGCGCGGACCCCTTCGCACTCCTGTTGGTCGTGATGTTCGCCTCGGCGACCTCGTTTATGACACCCGTGGGGTATCAGACGAATCTGATGGTCTACGGGCCCGGGGGCTATCGGTTCACTGATTTCCTCCGGGTCGGTGCCCCCCTCCAGGTCCTCCTCGCGGTCGTGACGACCGTCGGCATCGCGATCGGGTGGGGCTTTTGA
- a CDS encoding redoxin domain-containing protein, whose translation MLSEGAVAPDFSLPGIVDGEPAYYDLVQPLDQGRAALVLFYPCDFVPTITPELRAASAWADRDDLVVYGISADSLFAHEAYADREGITITLLTDTHATIADAYDLVAEEVRGHHQVPARAVLVIAPDWTIRFGWTTDDPLAPTDGAPLRAAAACLDEILDASIDPPE comes from the coding sequence ATGCTTTCCGAGGGTGCGGTCGCCCCCGACTTCTCGCTGCCCGGCATCGTCGACGGCGAGCCAGCCTATTACGATCTCGTCCAGCCACTCGATCAGGGTCGTGCGGCACTGGTGCTGTTCTACCCGTGTGATTTCGTCCCGACGATCACCCCCGAACTCCGCGCCGCGAGCGCGTGGGCCGACCGCGACGACCTCGTCGTGTACGGCATCTCCGCCGACAGCCTGTTCGCCCACGAAGCGTACGCCGACCGCGAGGGGATCACGATCACGTTGCTCACCGATACCCACGCGACGATCGCCGACGCGTACGATCTGGTCGCCGAGGAGGTTCGAGGCCACCACCAGGTCCCGGCCCGAGCGGTGCTCGTGATCGCCCCCGACTGGACGATCCGCTTCGGGTGGACGACCGACGATCCACTCGCCCCAACGGACGGAGCGCCGCTCCGTGCGGCCGCCGCGTGTCTCGACGAGATTCTCGACGCGTCGATCGACCCGCCCGAGTGA
- a CDS encoding zinc-dependent alcohol dehydrogenase family protein, translated as MRATVFHGPGDVRVEEVDRPELTGPDDAIVRITHTAICGSDLWFYRGDSDRETPSRVGHEPMGIVEATGEDVRRVREGDRVFAPFAIGCGECQYCRAGLPTSCEHGESWSDHGGAQSEYVRVPHADGTLVRVPDRYADDERALEALLPLTDVMGTGHHAARSAGVDVGSECVVIGDGAVGLCGVLAARRLGAKRIVAVGHHEDRLALAEAFGADATVDGSTREDPIERVKELTHGGVDHAVECVGAASAMETAVGVCRPGGTVGYVGVPHGMDGGFPIFEFFTDNVTLQGGVAPVREYADDLMADVLGGTLDPSPIFTKTVPLDDIAEGYRAMDEREAIKVLVRV; from the coding sequence ATGCGCGCGACAGTGTTTCACGGCCCCGGCGACGTTCGCGTCGAGGAGGTCGATCGCCCGGAACTGACCGGTCCCGACGACGCCATCGTCCGAATCACCCACACCGCGATCTGTGGGTCGGACCTGTGGTTCTATCGCGGCGACTCCGATCGCGAGACGCCAAGTCGGGTGGGTCACGAACCGATGGGGATCGTCGAGGCAACCGGCGAGGACGTCCGGCGGGTCCGCGAGGGCGACCGGGTGTTCGCGCCCTTCGCGATCGGGTGTGGGGAGTGTCAGTACTGCCGAGCGGGCCTGCCGACCTCCTGCGAGCACGGCGAATCCTGGAGTGACCACGGCGGCGCTCAAAGCGAATACGTCCGCGTGCCCCACGCCGACGGCACGCTCGTGCGCGTGCCCGATCGGTACGCCGACGACGAACGAGCCCTCGAAGCGCTCCTTCCGTTGACGGACGTGATGGGCACTGGCCACCACGCCGCACGGAGCGCGGGCGTCGACGTCGGATCGGAGTGTGTCGTCATCGGTGACGGCGCGGTCGGACTGTGTGGTGTGCTCGCGGCCCGACGCCTGGGCGCGAAACGCATCGTCGCGGTCGGCCACCACGAGGACCGCCTCGCACTCGCCGAGGCGTTCGGGGCCGACGCGACGGTCGACGGGAGTACTCGCGAGGACCCGATCGAGCGCGTAAAGGAATTGACCCACGGCGGCGTCGATCACGCCGTCGAGTGTGTCGGCGCGGCGAGTGCGATGGAGACTGCCGTCGGCGTCTGCCGGCCCGGCGGGACCGTCGGCTACGTCGGCGTGCCCCACGGGATGGACGGCGGGTTTCCGATCTTCGAGTTTTTCACCGACAACGTGACGCTCCAGGGCGGGGTCGCGCCCGTCCGGGAGTACGCCGACGATCTGATGGCCGACGTGCTCGGCGGGACGCTCGACCCGTCGCCGATCTTCACGAAGACCGTCCCGCTGGACGACATCGCAGAGGGGTATCGCGCGATGGACGAGCGCGAGGCGATCAAGGTACTCGTGCGGGTCTGA
- a CDS encoding GTPBP1 family GTP-binding protein, whose translation MSPDRAALEQAIDRGEREGGSVEFKTRLTEATHLADGRRESLVAQLRHRVLSGDGEATYVIGVSDDGDMAGIEPAAFSESMDVLSLLAGEADAHIESVQTYSAGPETIVGLATITEGPMLEDDDHIVVGTAGHVDHGKSTLVGTLVTGESDDGDGANRSYFDVRPHEVERGLSADLSYGVYGFGPDGPVRMDDPDRKTDRARVVETADRLVSFVDTVGHEPWLRTTIRGLVGQKIDYGLLAVAADDGPTATTREHLGILLATDLPTIVAITKADLVSEERLDAVEREVERLLREVETTPLVVARHGVESAIEEISPSVLPIVRTSAVSGTGMDTLDALFERLPTTSEADREAFRLYVDRTYSVTGVGPVVSGTVASGAVQTGDELLVGPTADGRFREVEARSIEMHYHRVEEATSGRIVGIALSGIDESAIERGMVVVERESDPTPVREFEAEIMVLNHPTSIAKGYEPVVHCETISEAAAIYPEDGHLLPGDTGRARVRFKFRPYCVEPGQRFIFREGESKGVGTITEVTGVE comes from the coding sequence ATGAGCCCTGATCGGGCCGCACTGGAGCAGGCCATCGATCGCGGCGAGCGCGAGGGTGGGTCGGTCGAGTTCAAGACGCGGCTCACCGAGGCGACCCACCTCGCCGACGGTCGCCGGGAGAGTCTGGTGGCCCAGTTGCGCCATCGCGTGCTCTCGGGTGACGGCGAGGCGACGTACGTCATCGGCGTCAGCGACGACGGCGACATGGCGGGCATCGAGCCCGCCGCGTTCTCGGAGTCGATGGACGTGCTGAGCCTGCTCGCGGGCGAGGCCGACGCGCACATCGAGTCGGTCCAGACCTACAGTGCCGGCCCGGAGACCATCGTGGGGCTGGCGACGATCACGGAAGGCCCGATGCTCGAAGACGACGACCACATCGTCGTCGGGACGGCCGGCCACGTCGACCACGGCAAATCGACGCTCGTCGGCACGCTCGTCACGGGCGAGTCCGACGACGGCGACGGCGCGAACCGGTCGTATTTCGACGTCCGGCCCCACGAGGTCGAACGCGGCCTCTCGGCGGATCTGTCCTACGGCGTCTACGGCTTTGGCCCCGACGGGCCGGTCCGGATGGACGACCCCGACCGCAAGACCGACCGCGCACGCGTCGTCGAGACCGCCGATCGACTCGTCAGTTTCGTCGACACCGTCGGCCACGAGCCCTGGCTCCGGACGACGATCCGGGGGCTGGTCGGGCAAAAGATCGATTACGGCCTGCTCGCGGTCGCCGCCGACGACGGCCCGACCGCGACGACACGCGAGCATCTGGGCATCTTGCTCGCGACCGACCTGCCGACGATCGTCGCGATCACGAAGGCCGATCTCGTGAGCGAGGAGCGTCTCGACGCCGTCGAACGCGAGGTCGAGCGCCTCCTCCGGGAGGTCGAGACGACCCCGCTCGTCGTCGCCCGCCACGGCGTCGAGAGCGCCATCGAGGAGATTTCGCCGTCGGTGCTGCCGATCGTGCGCACGAGTGCGGTCTCGGGGACCGGGATGGACACCCTCGACGCGCTGTTCGAGCGGTTGCCGACGACCAGCGAGGCCGACCGCGAGGCGTTCCGCCTCTACGTCGATCGAACGTACAGCGTCACCGGCGTCGGCCCGGTCGTCTCGGGGACGGTCGCCTCGGGCGCGGTCCAGACTGGCGACGAACTCCTGGTCGGGCCGACCGCAGACGGGCGCTTTCGCGAGGTCGAGGCGCGCTCGATCGAGATGCACTACCACCGCGTCGAGGAGGCCACCTCGGGGCGAATCGTCGGTATCGCGCTCTCGGGGATCGACGAGTCCGCGATCGAGCGCGGGATGGTCGTCGTCGAGCGCGAGAGCGACCCGACGCCCGTCCGGGAGTTCGAGGCCGAAATCATGGTGTTGAACCACCCCACGAGCATCGCCAAGGGGTACGAACCCGTCGTCCACTGCGAGACGATCAGCGAGGCGGCAGCGATCTACCCCGAGGACGGGCACCTCCTGCCCGGCGACACCGGGCGGGCGCGTGTCCGGTTCAAGTTCCGACCCTACTGTGTCGAGCCTGGACAGCGCTTCATCTTCCGGGAGGGCGAGTCCAAAGGCGTCGGGACGATCACCGAGGTCACGGGCGTGGAGTGA
- a CDS encoding phosphoglycolate phosphatase, translating into MVPRPLITDVDGTLTDDAMVLDDRIGPALRAWPGPVVIATGKSLPYPIALCNYLGLDRLVVAENGGVAISEPTETLEFVGDRAAAEAVLAEYEAAGYSDGWGTLDLANRWRETELVFEHSIAVEPLREIAAEHGLEVVDTQYAYHVKSPDVSKGRAVERIATDVGFDLDRAVAIGDSANDVSTFERAGTAIAVANAPAEVQAAADHVTSDGFADGFLDALDRVQSGAWG; encoded by the coding sequence ATGGTCCCCCGTCCCCTCATCACCGACGTCGACGGCACGCTCACCGACGACGCCATGGTGCTGGACGACCGGATCGGCCCGGCGCTGCGCGCCTGGCCCGGCCCGGTCGTGATCGCGACCGGCAAGAGCCTGCCCTATCCGATCGCGCTGTGTAACTACCTCGGTCTCGATCGACTCGTCGTCGCCGAGAACGGCGGCGTCGCGATCAGCGAGCCGACCGAGACACTCGAATTCGTCGGCGACCGGGCCGCCGCCGAGGCCGTCCTCGCAGAGTACGAAGCGGCGGGCTATTCGGACGGCTGGGGCACGCTCGATCTCGCGAATCGATGGCGCGAGACCGAACTCGTCTTCGAGCACTCGATCGCCGTCGAACCACTCCGTGAGATCGCCGCCGAGCACGGCCTCGAAGTCGTCGACACCCAGTACGCCTACCACGTCAAATCGCCCGACGTGAGCAAGGGCCGGGCCGTCGAACGGATCGCCACCGACGTGGGCTTCGATCTGGATCGCGCGGTCGCGATCGGTGACTCCGCGAACGACGTCTCGACGTTCGAGCGGGCGGGCACCGCCATCGCCGTCGCGAACGCACCCGCGGAAGTCCAGGCGGCGGCCGATCACGTGACCAGTGACGGCTTCGCCGACGGGTTTCTCGACGCGCTCGATCGCGTGCAGTCGGGGGCGTGGGGCTGA
- a CDS encoding ArsR/SmtB family transcription factor, which translates to MPDASACRIDAETLADLRAIVETGDHTTALDIFEALADERRVLVMRLLAESELCVCDLVAVFDIEYSKLSYHLKVLKEAGLVTADRDGNFVTYSPTPCGEDVIAVIDSFV; encoded by the coding sequence ATGCCCGATGCGAGTGCGTGCCGGATCGATGCGGAGACACTGGCTGATCTCCGGGCGATCGTCGAGACGGGCGATCACACGACCGCGCTCGATATTTTCGAGGCGCTGGCCGACGAGCGCCGTGTGCTCGTCATGCGCCTGCTGGCCGAATCCGAACTGTGTGTCTGTGATCTCGTCGCCGTCTTCGACATCGAGTACTCGAAGCTCTCCTATCATCTGAAGGTGCTCAAGGAGGCCGGCCTGGTGACGGCCGATCGCGACGGCAATTTCGTGACCTACAGTCCGACGCCGTGTGGCGAGGACGTCATCGCGGTCATCGACTCGTTCGTCTGA